From Pseudomonas sp. CCI4.2, one genomic window encodes:
- a CDS encoding type 1 glutamine amidotransferase domain-containing protein — MKVLMVLTSHDTLGSTGKKTGFWLEEFASPYYTFKDAGAQVLLASPAGGQPPLDPKSDDADAQTEMTERFKADPVAQQALASTVKLETVNAADFDTVFYPGGHGPLWDLAESSTSIALIEAFERAGKPIGFVCHAPGALRHVKAANGQPLVKGRRVTGFTNAEEAAVGLTEVVPFLIEDEFQALGADYQKGADWQPFIIEDGQLITGQNPASSEGVAKALLNRLA, encoded by the coding sequence ATGAAAGTATTGATGGTATTGACCTCGCACGACACGTTGGGCAGCACCGGGAAAAAAACCGGATTCTGGCTCGAAGAGTTCGCCTCGCCTTATTACACCTTCAAGGACGCTGGGGCCCAAGTGCTGCTGGCATCGCCAGCCGGCGGCCAACCACCGCTAGACCCGAAGAGTGATGACGCCGACGCTCAGACTGAAATGACCGAACGTTTCAAGGCGGACCCCGTAGCGCAACAGGCCTTGGCCAGCACCGTGAAGTTGGAAACAGTCAACGCCGCAGATTTTGATACGGTGTTTTACCCAGGTGGTCACGGGCCTTTGTGGGACTTGGCAGAGTCGAGCACCTCAATCGCCTTGATCGAAGCGTTCGAGCGCGCCGGTAAGCCTATCGGCTTTGTCTGCCATGCTCCCGGCGCCTTGCGTCACGTCAAGGCGGCTAATGGTCAACCCTTGGTGAAAGGCCGTCGGGTTACCGGCTTTACCAACGCGGAAGAAGCGGCGGTCGGGCTCACTGAGGTGGTGCCGTTCCTGATTGAGGACGAATTCCAGGCACTGGGTGCTGATTACCAGAAAGGCGCCGATTGGCAGCCGTTTATCATCGAAGACGGCCAATTGATAACCGGGCAGAACCCTGCAAGTTCCGAGGGTGTTGCCAAAGCACTGTTAAATCGGTTGGCTTGA
- a CDS encoding TetR/AcrR family transcriptional regulator — MTTSASKPVKQSILDAAQLIVSKKGFSAVGLNEVLKAANVPKGSFYHYFGSKDVFGVALLDDYFETYLKGVEALFQRSDVPEGHKLMLYWQRWIENQTKGTDSGKCLAVKLGAEVADLSEPMRSALDRGTSRIIKCLEGAVSRGVEQGSLTIDQAPAALASRLYSLWLGASVMAKITRTSDPFDQALLMTRQLLGCTEPY; from the coding sequence ATGACGACGAGCGCAAGCAAACCGGTGAAACAGAGCATCCTTGATGCCGCGCAGTTGATTGTGAGCAAGAAAGGCTTTTCAGCAGTAGGCCTGAACGAGGTGCTTAAAGCCGCTAACGTTCCGAAAGGCTCGTTTTACCATTACTTTGGTTCCAAGGACGTGTTCGGTGTTGCGCTGTTGGATGACTATTTCGAGACTTATTTGAAAGGGGTCGAAGCGCTTTTCCAGCGGTCCGATGTACCTGAAGGTCACAAGTTAATGCTGTATTGGCAACGATGGATTGAAAACCAAACCAAGGGGACTGATTCAGGCAAGTGCCTGGCAGTCAAGTTGGGCGCTGAGGTCGCCGATCTTTCCGAACCCATGAGGTCGGCACTTGATCGCGGCACTTCGCGGATCATCAAGTGCCTGGAGGGCGCCGTGTCTCGAGGCGTTGAACAAGGCTCACTGACGATTGATCAAGCACCCGCAGCGCTGGCATCACGCTTGTATTCGTTATGGCTGGGGGCGAGCGTGATGGCCAAGATCACCCGTACCTCCGATCCATTTGACCAAGCGCTGTTGATGACTCGACAGCTTTTGGGCTGCACCGAACCCTATTGA
- a CDS encoding GlxA family transcriptional regulator, whose protein sequence is MHSVALIIYPNFQSLSLSLGSVFECANLLRGEQAYEFHLVSETGGAVMTSAGYSVNSEPMRAEGYDTLIVSGYLEFRLPEKNLLDFVRAASAQSRRIVSLCMGVFVLAEAGLLEGKRATTHWLHAPAFKKRYPGIRLEEDRLFVVDGHVWTGAGMSAGVDLALAMVENDLGSDLARRIARKLVIYQRRGSEQSQLSALLELDPKSDRVQLALAYARENLTYDLSVEALAAVARLSPRQFSRVFREETGQTPAKAIERLRVEAARTMMETSRHPIEVVATETGFGDRERMRQAFLRAFGQPPQAMHKPLFNAAAGVTMS, encoded by the coding sequence ATGCATAGCGTCGCGCTGATTATTTACCCCAATTTTCAATCGCTTAGTCTCTCGTTGGGCTCGGTGTTCGAGTGTGCGAACTTGCTCCGTGGCGAGCAGGCCTATGAGTTTCACCTGGTGTCAGAAACCGGCGGCGCCGTCATGACCTCAGCAGGCTACTCGGTGAACAGCGAGCCCATGCGCGCCGAGGGCTATGACACGCTGATCGTTAGCGGTTACCTGGAATTCCGCTTGCCGGAAAAAAACTTGCTCGACTTCGTCAGGGCCGCGTCTGCGCAGTCGCGGCGGATCGTTTCGTTGTGCATGGGCGTGTTTGTCCTCGCCGAGGCCGGTTTGCTCGAGGGCAAGCGCGCAACCACGCATTGGCTTCACGCACCGGCGTTTAAAAAGCGCTATCCGGGCATTCGCCTTGAGGAAGATCGATTGTTCGTGGTCGACGGCCACGTCTGGACCGGCGCAGGGATGAGCGCCGGCGTTGACCTTGCACTGGCAATGGTCGAAAACGATTTGGGCAGCGACTTGGCCCGCAGAATCGCCCGAAAACTGGTCATCTACCAACGGCGCGGCAGCGAACAATCGCAGTTGTCGGCGCTGCTGGAACTGGACCCTAAATCTGATCGTGTGCAGTTGGCGTTAGCCTATGCGCGAGAGAATTTGACCTACGACCTATCGGTCGAAGCGCTCGCGGCGGTTGCAAGGTTAAGTCCGCGTCAATTCAGCCGAGTGTTTCGCGAGGAAACCGGGCAAACCCCGGCCAAGGCCATTGAGCGCCTGCGTGTCGAAGCGGCGAGGACGATGATGGAGACCAGCCGCCATCCGATAGAAGTGGTCGCCACTGAGACCGGGTTCGGTGATCGGGAACGGATGCGCCAAGCGTTCCTGCGTGCGTTCGGTCAACCGCCGCAAGCCATGCACAAGCCACTGTTCAACGCAGCGGCCGGCGTAACCATGAGCTGA